In Primulina huaijiensis isolate GDHJ02 chromosome 16, ASM1229523v2, whole genome shotgun sequence, a single genomic region encodes these proteins:
- the LOC140961572 gene encoding heat shock 70 kDa protein 14-like, whose product MSVVGFDLGNENCVVAFARQSDIEVVLNDESTCETPSIVSFGDKQRFIGTAGAAASLSNPKNTISQIKRLVGRRFSDPELQRDLKSLPFLVIDGPDGYPLIQARYLGGTRTFTPTQVLGMLLSHLKSIAKKNLNAEIVDCCIGIPVYFTDLQRRAVMDAATIAGLHPLRLFHETTAAALLYGIYKTDLTELERLNIVFVDVGHASMQVCVAAFKKDQLKILAHSFDRSLGGRDFDEVLFQHFAAKFEDKYKINVFESEKACLRLRAACEELKKVLSANPVVSLNIEGLMDGKDVKCFIKREEFEQISIPILERVKLPLKKALAEAELAIEDIHSIEVFGSCARVPAIIKILTEFFGKEPQCTMNASECVAKGCALQGAMLSPRFNVKEFQVNESFPFGIALAWESYASDTENGVVDNRQSTIIYPRGNPIPSVKALTFYRSGTFTLNVQYADVSELPGPAKISTYTIGPFQSTTAEREKVKVKVRLNIHGIISVESARVVAPEETGQTARITSVHMAEVVHGGLAAIDLQKAVEKEFEMAIQDRVMEETKDRTNVVESDVHKPAMTPLDKTLDHVDIIPSPLDSDPQASPPTIQGLSPRATFSIIEDSDTAEPDLSFMDIPISHKTPLEITFPSKADVASAKSILRLFLDLRLLNLGESQRAAMLSALSVLQASPGFSQSPAGLVLETLPAVLSDSQAATASCLELSAKLNKFRSERGRRDDLLTNKTALSAELSQLSTDYHAEEEQVKKLKAEIIQREETMVNMLKKGESLQATIAQVGREARHLGEQLASQKDSYQTWMDTLQVVEHAQLDCHTRWEELRQVTLE is encoded by the exons ATGAGTGTAGTGGGTTTCGACTTGGGGAATGAGAACTGTGTGGTTGCCTTTGCAAGGCAGAGTGATATAGAAGTCGTTCTTAATGATGAGTCCACATGTGAAACTCCGTCTATTGTATCCTTTGGTGATAAGCAGCGGTTCATTGGGACAGCAGGGGCTGCAGCAAGTTTGTCAAATCCCAAAAACACAATATCTCAAATAAAAAGATTAGTGGGTCGCCGATTTTCAGATCCCGAGTTGCAGCGCGATCtgaaatcattaccctttttaGTCATCGACGGGCCTGATGGCTACCCTTTAATTCAAGCGCGGTATTTGGGAGGAACAAGAACCTTTACTCCTACTCAGGTTTTGGGAATGCTGCTTTCCCATTTGAAGAGCattgctaaaaaaaatttgaatgcaGAAATTGTAGATTGTTGCATTGGAATACCTGTTTATTTTACTGACCTTCAAAGAAGAGCTGTTATGGATGCAGCAACCATTGCAGGTTTACATCCTCTTCGTCTGTTTCATGAGACCACCGCCGCTGCTTTACTTTATGGGATTTATAAGACTGATTTAACGGAACTGGAACGATTGAacattgtttttgttgatgtTGGGCATGCAAGTATGCAAGTATGCGTTGCTGCCTTCAAGAAAGATCAGCTTAAGATACTGGCGCATTCTTTTGATAGATCTCTTGGTGGACGGGATTTTGACGAGGTTCTGTTCCAGCATTTTGCTGCTAAATTTGAGGATAAGTATAAAATCAATGTCTTCGAGAGTGAAAAGGCTTGCTTAAGGCTTCGTGCTGCATGTGAAGAGTTAAAGAAGGTCCTGAGTGCTAATCCTGTGGTATCTCTTAACATTGAGGGCTTGATGGATGGGAAGGATGTCAAATGTTTCATTAAGAGAGAGGAGTTTGAGCAAATTAGCATTCCGATTTTGGAGCGTGTGAAATTGCCCTTGAAGAAGGCTCTTGCAGAAGCTGAATTAGCTATTGAGGACATTCATTCCATTGAAGTTTTTGGATCATGCGCTCGAGTTCCCGCTATTATTAAGATcttaaccgaatttttcgggAAGGAGCCCCAGTGTACAATGAATGCTAGCGAATGTGTTGCAAAAGGATGTGCCCTACAGGGTGCTATGCTTAGTCCCAGATTCAATGTTAAGGAGTTTCAG GTTAATGAGAGTTTTCCTTTCGGCATTGCCTTGGCATGGGAGAGTTATGCTTCAGATACTGAAAATGGAGTAGTGGATAATCGGCAGAGCACAATTATTTACCCAAGGGGTAATCCTATACCGAGTGTGAAGGCTTTGACCTTTTACAGATCTGGCACGTTCACCTTGAATGTGCAGTACGCTGATGTTAGTGAATTGCCGGGTCCAGCGAAGATCAGCACCTACAcg ATTGGACCCTTTCAGTCGACTACGGCTGAAAGGGAAAAAGTGAAGGTCAAAGTGCGTCTAAATATTCATGGTATCATATCTGTTGAATCAGCAAGG GTAGTGGCTCCAGAGGAAACAGGCCAAACGGCGAGGATAACGAGTGTGCATATGGCTGAAGTTGTACATGGAGGACTGGCGGCTATTGATTTGCAGAAGGCTGTGGAGAAGGAATTTGAGATGGCTATACAGGATCGTGTAATGGAAGAAACTAAAGATAGAACTAACGTGGTCGAGTCTGATGTTCATAAG CCTGCTATGACTCCCTTGGACAAGACTTTGGATCATGTTGACATTATCCCATCACCACTAGATTCGGACCCTCAGGCATCTCCTCCGACGATCCAG GGCCTATCGCCTCGAGCCACATTCTCCATTATTGAGGACTCGGATACAGCAGAACCGGATTTAAGCTTTATGGATATTCCGATTTCCCACAAGACTCCCTTGGAGATAACTTTTCCTTCAAAGGCTGATGTCGCTTCTGCCAAATCCATACTACGGCTCTTCCTTGATTTGCGTCTCCTCAACCTCGGGGAATCACAAAGAGCAGCAATGTTATCCGCTTTATCCGTGCTTCAGGCATCCCCTGGGTTTTCCCAATCTCCAGCAGGTCTTGTTTTGGAAACTCTCCCAGCTGTCCTATCCGATTCTCAAGCTGCTACAGCCTCTTGCCTTGAGCTTTCTGCTAAACTGAACAAGTTTAGATCCGAAAGAGGTAGAAGAGACGACCTTCTCACCAACAAAACTGCCCTCTCAGCTGAACTATCACAATTAAGCACAGACTATCATGCAGAGGAGGAGCAAGTTAAAAAATTAAAGGCTGAAATCATCCAGCGTGAGGAAACAATGGTAAATATGCTCAAGAAAGGAGAAAGCTTGCAAGCTACTATTGCTCAAGTTGGCCGTGAAGCACGTCATCTTGGGGAACAACTGGCCAGCCAGAAGGACAGTTACCAAACATGGATGGACACACTGCAGGTTGTGGAACATGCTCAATTGGATTGCCATACTCGTTGGGAAGAACTACGCCAAGTAACTCTTGAGTAG
- the LOC140961468 gene encoding 3-ketoacyl-CoA synthase 11-like → MISSSFTHSLHTANMAGKGNPIPDTKSSPVHVLSEEKVDKNHANYRSSIRLKYVKLGCHYLMSNAMYLLTIPLLAAAAANLSMTHIEDMLQICNYHLQYNVLRVIACTSFMAVLATVYFMSRPRRVYLVDFACYKPDPSLLCSRDMVMEKVSTILSEESAAFMKKVMDRSGLGDRTYAAALRDFPPKFRFDCARKEAEMIIFGSIDDLLAKTRVKVRDIGILIVNVSAFSPTPSLASMIINRYKLRGDVVSCNLGGMGCSAGLISVDLAKRLLQMQPNTYALVMSLECMTHNYYAGNDRSKLLTNCIFRMGGAAVLLSNRFRDSWKSKYELIHTLRTHKGADDRAYKCVFQEEDAEGNVGVSLSKDLMSIAGEALQANITTLGPLVLPMSEQLLFFITLVARKVFKMKAVKPYVPDFMLAFEHFCIHAGGRGVLDELEKNLKLTEWHMEPSRMSLYRFGNTSSSSVWYELAYSEAKGRIKKGHRVWQIAFGSGFKCNSGVWRALKNIDPSKEKNPWTDEIDQFPVVVPIN, encoded by the exons ATGATTTCTTCCTCGTTCACTCACTCTCTCCACACTGCAAACATGGCTGGCAAAGGGAACCCAATTCCAGACACGAAATCCTCTCCAGTTCATGTTCTCAGTGAAGAAAAAGTCGATAAAAACCATGCCAATTACCGCTCCTCCATCCGCCTGAAATACGTCAAACTCGGCTGCCATTATCTGATGTCCAACGCCATGTACCTGCTGACGATCCCTCTTCTTGCCGCCGCCGCGGCGAATCTCTCGATGACCCATATCGAGGACATGCTTCAAATCTGCAACTACCATCTCCAGTACAACGTCCTCCGGGTGATCGCTTGCACGTCTTTCATGGCGGTTTTGGCCACCGTTTACTTCATGAGCCGGCCCCGGAGGGTTTACCTGGTGGATTTTGCGTGCTACAAGCCTGATCCTTCACTTCTTTGCAGCAGAGATATGGTGATGGAGAAGGTCTCCACTATTCTCAGCGAGGAGTCCGCAGCTTTCATGAAGAAAGTAATGGACCGGTCCGGTTTGGGTGACCGGACTTACGCCGCGGCCCTGCGTGATTTCCCGCCTAAGTTTCGATTCGACTGTGCGAGGAAGGAAGCGGAGATGATAATATTTGGCTCCATTGACGATCTTCTGGCGAAAACTAGAGTGAAGGTGAGAGATATCGGCATTCTTATTGTGAATGTTTCGGCCTTTAGCCCGACACCGTCGCTTGCTTCGATGATAATCAATAGGTACAAGCTCAGAGGGGATGTGGTTAGCTGCAACTTAGGAGGGATGGGTTGCAGCGCCGGATTGATATCTGTAGATCTTGCGAAAAGACTTCTACAG ATGCAACCTAATACCTATGCCTTGGTCATGAGTTTGGAGTGCATGACCCACAATTACTATGCCGGCAATGACCGATCGAAGCTGCTCACAAACTGCATCTTCAGGATGGGCGGGGCGGCGGTGCTATTATCCAACCGATTCCGAGACTCCTGGAAATCGAAATACGAGCTAATCCACACTCTACGTACCCACAAAGGCGCCGACGACCGAGCGTACAAGTGCGTGTTCCAAGAGGAGGATGCCGAAGGAAACGTCGGGGTATCGCTATCGAAAGATCTGATGTCGATCGCCGGGGAAGCGTTGCAAGCCAACATCACAACGCTCGGACCTTTGGTACTTCCTATGTCCGAACAGCTTCTGTTCTTCATCACATTGGTGGCGAGAAAAGTGTTCAAGATGAAGGCGGTCAAGCCGTACGTGCCGGACTTTATGCTCGCGTTCGAGCATTTCTGCATCCACGCCGGCGGGAGAGGGGTGTTGGATGAACTAGAGAAGAACCTCAAGCTCACTGAATGGCACATGGAGCCATCGAGGATGTCCTTGTACCGGTTCGGTAACACGTCTAGCAGCTCGGTGTGGTACGAGTTAGCTTATTCGGAGGCCAAGGGTCGGATCAAGAAAGGGCATCGGGTGTGGCAAATAGCGTTCGGTTCGGGATTCAAGTGTAACAGCGGGGTGTGGCGAGCGTTGAAGAACATCGACCCGAGTAAGGAGAAGAACCCGTGGACGGATGAAATCGATCAGTTCCCTGTCGTTGTGCCAATTAATTAA